Proteins encoded by one window of Glycine soja cultivar W05 chromosome 15, ASM419377v2, whole genome shotgun sequence:
- the LOC114386676 gene encoding pentatricopeptide repeat-containing protein At4g16390, chloroplastic-like yields the protein MAQSFLLCCSSSSFPPHPPSSSSFHYRQKITNANSVPSYSSRHFKLPNFSSSHQPKTLLQDAKLDDPNAKSSPLSKTSIWVNPKSPRAKHLWKNSYHARSSSLTKLAKSLDSCNPTQEHVSEILKVLGDSVLEPDAVFILNSMVNPYTALLAVEYFKQKVKSVRHVILYNVTLKLFRKVKDFEGAEKLFDEMLHRGVNPNLITFSTMISCASVCSLPHKAVKWFEMMPSFGCEPDNNVCSSMIYAYTRTGNTDMALRLYDRAKAGKWHVDTAVFSGLIKMYGVSGNYVGCLNVYNDMKVLGAKPNLTTYNALLYAMGRAKRARDAKAIYGEMISNGLSPNWPTYAALLQAYCRARFNRDALNVYKEMKEKGKDLDILLYNMLFDMCANVGCVDEAVKIFEHMKSSGTCPPDSFTYASLINMYSSIGKILEMEAMFNEMMESGFEPNIIVLTSLVHCYGKAKRTDDVVKIFNQLMDLGISPDGRFCDCLLYAMTQVPKEELGKLSGCVEKANPKLGSVLRYIMEKQEGGGDFRTEASELFNSTEADVKKSMCNCLIDLCVSLDVPDRARDLLDLGLTLEIYPDIQSRSQAKWSLHLKRLSVGAALTALSVWISDLSKALELGEELPPLLGINTGGGKHRFSDKVLPTVFESYLKELKAPFHKDANKAGWFLATSEAATSWLQSRGSTVALPQ from the coding sequence ATGGCTCAGTCTTTCCTTCTCTGctgttcttcttcctcttttcctcctcatcctccttcttcttcttccttccattATCGTCAAAAAATAACCAACGCCAATTCTGTCCCTTCTTACTCTTCCCGCCATTTCAAACTTCCCAACTTCTCTTCTTCCCATCAACCCAAAACCCTTCTACAAGACGCAAAACTCGATGACCCAAATGCAAAGTCTTCGCCTTTATCCAAAACTTCCATCTGGGTCAATCCCAAAAGCCCCAGAGCCAAACACCTTTGGAAGAATTCCTATCACGCCAGGTCATCATCTCTCACCAAACTCGCCAAGTCTCTCGATTCCTGCAACCCCACCCAGGAACACGTCTCTGAAATCCTCAAAGTATTGGGGGACAGTGTTTTAGAACCTGATGCAGTGTTTATTCTCAATTCCATGGTGAATCCCTACACCGCACTCCTCGCTGTTGAGTACTTCAAGCAGAAGGTTAAATCCGTTAGGCATGTTATTCTCTACAACGTTACCCTGAAGCTGTTTAGGAAGGTAAAAGATTTCGAAGGAGCAGAGAAGCTGTTTGATGAAATGCTTCACAGAGGGGTCAACCCCAATCTCATTACATTTTCAACTATGATTAGCTGTGCTTCCGTGTGTTCTTTGCCGCATAAGGCTGTGAAGTGGTTTGAGATGATGCCCTCTTTCGGGTGTGAACCGGATAACAATGTGTGCTCGTCTATGATATATGCTTATACAAGAACTGGCAATACTGATATGGCTTTGAGACTGTATGATCGTGCAAAAGCAGGGAAATGGCATGTTGACACGGCAGTGTTCTCGGGGTTGATTAAGATGTATGGGGTGTCTGGGAACTATGTTGGATGCTTGAATGTTTACAATGATATGAAGGTTCTTGGTGCGAAGCCGAACTTGACAACATATAATGCTCTGTTGTATGCCATGGGGAGAGCTAAGAGGGCCAGGGATGCCAAGGCTATATATGGGGAGATGATAAGTAATGGATTGTCACCAAATTGGCCTACCTATGCAGCTTTGTTACAAGCCTATTGTAGAGCACGGTTTAACAGAGACGCGCTGAATGTTTACAAGGAAATGAAGGAGAAGGGGAAGGATTTGGATATACTTCTTTATAACATGCTTTTTGACATGTGTGCAAATGTTGGATGTGTGGATGAAGCTGTTAAAATTTTTGAACACATGAAAAGTTCCGGGACTTGCCCGCCGGACAGTTTCACATATGCGTCCTTGATCAACATGTACTCCAGCATAGGGAAAATTTTAGAGATGGAAGCCATGTTCAATGAAATGATGGAATCTGGATTTGAGCCTAATATCATAGTTCTGACATCACTTGTCCATTGCTATGGAAAAGCCAAGCGAACTGATGATGTTGTGAAGATATTTAATCAGCTCATGGATTTGGGCATCAGTCCTGATGGTCGCTTCTGTGATTGTCTTCTGTATGCAATGACCCAAGTACCAAAAGAAGAACTTGGTAAGCTATCAGGTTGCGTTGAGAAGGCTAATCCAAAGCTTGGGTCTGTGTTAAGATATATAATGGAAAAGCAAGAGGGTGGTGGAGATTTTAGAACGGAGGCATCAGAACTTTTTAATTCAACGGAAGCTGATGTAAAGAAGTCCATGTGCAATTGTCTAATTGATCTTTGTGTGAGCCTGGATGTGCCAGACAGAGCTCGTGACCTTCTGGACCTGGGGCTGACTCTTGAGATATATCCAGATATACAGTCAAGGTCTCAAGCCAAGTGGTCTCTGCACCTAAAGAGACTCTCAGTTGGAGCTGCTCTGACTGCCTTAAGTGTTTGGATAAGTGACTTGTCTAAGGCTTTGGAACTAGGGGAGGAGCTTCCACCACTACTTGGAATTAATACTGGGGGAGGGAAACACAGGTTTTCAGATAAAGTTTTGCCTACTGTATTTGAATCATATCTGAAGGAACTTAAAGCTCCATTTCATAAGGATGCAAATAAGGCAGGCTGGTTTTTGGCTACCAGTGAAGCAGCCACATCATGGCTGCAATCTAGGGGTTCAACAGTGGCTCTTCCCCAATGA